GCAGATAAAATCGGCCACCCGATATATTGGTTGGGCTCTTACTCTTGTTTACTAATTGTTATTCAGTACAAAATTTAAGTTTATTCTGCTCTGAGATGTGAGTTTAATCACAGAGAGACCCATACTTGAGGATGTTGGTATGCAGTGTTTCTCATGCAgccaattgttttttttttatgttacccCAGTccacataaaaacaatatctgatgtccctttttgtttgctttcagaGCAACTGATGAGACAGACCTTCTCTCCTTTTGGACAAATCATGGAAATCAGAGTTTTCCCCGACAAAGGGTATTCATTTGTGAGGTACGTGGGAGTTTCATATTTACTTCCCTTTTCTTTAATGCGAGGTCAAAGCACGATGCACTAGTTCTCGATCCTGTTCTTTAGCAATCTGGAGTCCTGCTTGTTTTGATTCTAGTCATATAATCAAGGTAAAGCTTTGGAGGTAGACAGAAATAGTTCATTACAAGTTACATTGTaagtttttctctttgtttcatgAGTGACCACTTAGTCTGTATAATAAATATTCTTTGTCCTCTTACTGTTTGCTAAAAGAGCGCCATCGCTAAGTAAATATCTCTTAAATCAATGAGTCCTgagtgtctctctctgtttttgtctagGTTTAACTCCCATGAGTCAGCAGCCCATGCCATTGTGTCGGTGAATGGGACCTCAATAGAGGGACACATAGTCAAATGTTACTGGGGTAAAGAGACCCCAGACATGATGAACCCAATGCAACAGATGCCTATGCCCCAGGTAAGGACaccatatactgtacatgcagataaacacaaaaccaaaacaaaaaggctGTATAAAGAAATCAG
This is a stretch of genomic DNA from Plectropomus leopardus isolate mb unplaced genomic scaffold, YSFRI_Pleo_2.0 unplaced_scaffold12495, whole genome shotgun sequence. It encodes these proteins:
- the LOC121963785 gene encoding nucleolysin TIA-1-like produces the protein QLMRQTFSPFGQIMEIRVFPDKGYSFVRFNSHESAAHAIVSVNGTSIEGHIVKCYWGKETPDMMNPMQQMPMPQQNKMSFPAAAQPYGQWGQWYGNGPQISQYVPNGWQVPTYGVYGQAWNQQGFK